A genomic window from Lotus japonicus ecotype B-129 chromosome 1, LjGifu_v1.2 includes:
- the LOC130734295 gene encoding putative F-box protein At4g21240: protein MAIPDDVAFTILSKLPLKSLKRFTLVHKSWVDLHEIPYFMSMFRSNFLSKHQSYYDDTSLLVLQQQPSDGTHCHGSLFLLSGDNFEKTVKSDWLPYQEHGRFLSVLGSGIHGILCLHEAPDYKYVLWNPATEEFRVTPPSPRESLPYWEAYIKPHGFGYDPITDDFKVLRHITFYPDYDYGQDEYHSGVEDDNDDDDDEDDDLQDEPMISDHLPSRIPQPFWEIYSLRSNSWRKLDADMPITGGGPDKGGDTYMNGVCNWLSYGRIYDYGFDTHLVSFNFSNEIFYTTPLPLDLADTRVQTYLAVLNESIALISMHEETTTFHISILGEQGVKESWTKLFIVGLGPLHDVGLPIAVGKTGEMIFSRREKGELALFDLSTQMLKKEIAATGLLDYDQMVIYKESILPIGRTGY, encoded by the coding sequence ATGGCGATTCCTGATGATGTCGCCTTCACGATTCTGTCGAAACTGCCTCTGAAATCTCTCAAGCGATTCACACTGGTTCACAAATCATGGGTTGATTTACATGAAATCCCTTATTTCATGAGCATGTTTCGCAGCAATTTCTTATCCAAACATCAATCTTATTACGATGATACATCTCTCCTTGTCTTACAGCAGCAGCCATCAGATGGCACCCATTGTCACGGTTCATTGTTTTTGCTTTCTGGTGACAATTTTGAGAAAACAGTCAAATCAGATTGGCTTCCATATCAAGAACATGGCAGATTCCTTAGTGTTTTGGGTTCGGGTATTCATGGCATTCTTTGTCTCCATGAAGCACCAGATTATAAGTATGTATTGTGGAACCCAGCTACTGAAGAATTCAGAGTTACTCCTCCCAGCCCTAGAGAGTCTCTACCTTATTGGGAGGCTTATATTAAACCTCATGGATTTGGTTATGATCCTATTACTGATGACTTTAAGGTCCTTCGGCATATAACTTTTTATCCAGATTATGATTATGGGCAAGATGAATATCATTCGGGAGTTGaagatgataatgatgatgacgatgatgaagatgatgatctgCAAGATGAGCCAATGATCTCAGACCACTTACCAAGTCGAATACCACAACCCTTCTGGGAGATATATAGCCTAAGAAGCAACTCTTGGAGGAAACTTGATGCTGATATGCCTATTACTGGAGGCGGTCCCGACAAGGGTGGTGACACTTACATGAATGGAGTGTGTAATTGGTTGAGTTACGGTCGGATATATGACTATGGTTTTGATACACATTTGGTGTCATTCAACTTTAGCAATGAGATATTCTACACAACGCCCTTACCGTTAGATCTGGCTGATACAAGGGTGCAGACATACTTGGCGGTGTTAAATGAGTCCATTGCGTTGATATCAATGCATGAAGAAACAACAACTTTTCACATATCCATTTTGGGTGAACAAGGTGTGAAGGAATCATGGACTAAACTTTTCATTGTTGGACTTGGACCCTTGCATGACGTTGGGCTTCCTATTGCAGTAGGGAAGACGGGTGAAATGATATTCTCCAGAAGAGAAAAGGGTGAACTAGCCTTGTTTGATTTAAGTACCCAGATGCTCAAGAAGGAGATTGCTGCTACAGGGCTGTTAGATTATGATCAGATGGTAATTTATAAGGAAAGCATTCTTCCCATTGGGAGAACAGGTTATTAG
- the LOC130731262 gene encoding uncharacterized protein LOC130731262, whose translation MGFPQRMTDLILSCVSTATFYVLLNGRPRHPFSSSRGLHQGDPLSPYLFILWAEVFSGLHLKAQEDHILHGVRLAVQAPEEEVDVVNHVLTVYQQASGQLVNLDKSEISYSRNVSEDRKHVIQDRLQVKVVEIQSKCLGLPTYVGRSKTQVFNFVQERVWKKLKGWKEKSLSMEGREVLIKSVA comes from the exons ATGGGATTCCCTCAAAGGATGACTGATTTGATATTGAGTTGTGTTTCTACAGCAACATTTTATGTTCTCCTGAATGGGAGACCAAGGCATCCTTTTTCATCCTCTAGAGGCTTACATCAAGGTGATCCATTATCGCCATATCTGTTTATTCTTTGGGCAGAGGTCTTTTCTGGTCTTCATTTGAAGGCACAGGAAGATCATATTCTTCATGGGGTTCGGTTGGCGGTTCAGGCACCGGAG GAGGAGGTGGATGTTGTGAATCATGTGTTGACAGTGTACCAACAAGCTTCAGGGCAACTTGTGAATTTGGATAAGTCTGAAATCTCTTATAGCCGAAATGTTTCAGAAGAtagaaaacatgtcattcaggATAGATTGCAGGTTAAGGTAGTGGAGATTCAATCCAAATGTCTTGGCTTACCTACTTATGTTGGTAGATCAAAGACACAAGTATTCAACTTTGTCCAGGAAAGAGTTTGGAAGAAACTCAAAGGGTGGAAGGAGAAATCACTCTCCATGGAGGGACGTGAGGTCTTAATTAAATCAGTTGCCTAA
- the LOC130731268 gene encoding uncharacterized mitochondrial protein AtMg00310-like, which yields MISRFWWGSKQGERKILWINWNALCQPKYDGGMGFRGFKAWRLSTCTDSLVYKCLKARYFPRTDFMDAFVGGLSSYTWRSIQQSAWILKKGTY from the coding sequence ATGATTAGCCGGTTCTGGTGGGGTAGCAAGCAAGGGGAGAGGAAGATTCTCTGGATAAATTGGAATGCTCTTTGTCAACCTAAGTATGATGGGGGTATGGGGTTTAGAGGCTTCAAAGCTTGGAGACTTTCTACTTGTACAGATTCACTGGTATACAAGTGCCTCAAGGCACGTTATTTTCCAAGGACTGATTTCATGGATGCTTTTGTTGGTGGCTTGTCAAGTTATACATGGCGCAGTATTCAACAGTCAGCATGGAtacttaagaaaggaacttatTAG